ACCGGACGAATCTAAGCGTTCATTGTAATACAGTTCCTTTCTGACTTTTATCAGATGCCTATAAATTTCCaataatcctgaaaataagacctgatgaattgattgtcaatagatttgcgaagtcttgctaagcatcgcaaattttgggcagatgtttttagttccgcggtgatccatggttttcgtctcttgaatttaagtctaaccaagggaaacaagatatttattttatcacgtaatgtataataaaaggaagaaaatggttGTGGAGCAGCCCGAATTGCATTCCAGTTAACAGACGAAAtggattgagaaaataaattcaaattgttcccACTAAACACTCTCCCAAGCGGCggccagatttgtttttaaagtcacCAGGGAATTGGatataaagtcgaaattatacccatttgtagttacgtcaaccaggtgagaaaaaacgtatggagtagatatttttgccaagcaatattaggttagaaactttaccatcgccttcagaaattaatagtctgaTGTATTTatatacgttcagaaattaacaaatgatttattttagcagcatattattaaattcttatattcgtgtatatactttcattcccaaaaaattttaaaaaatcttgtagtatttattgtattattaacaaacttaacaattaacaaatattattataattaatcataaataatgggacataaacaacaagtccgaaacggaattgcacttcaaattgagaatgtgatagagcgagccgcagatgcaacaaaattgtgcacaacaacgatcgcaaatataaagaaaaatgggataaaatcagatcaggattacgctgctcatatattttccaagcaaaagaccgcaaaaaccaaatctacaacatatttgaaaagtagaattcggcacgagcagtaggCGTAACAAAACCATGTGattacttacaaaaattgtgaataatggtataaaattattttaactcactgggaaaaatttaaatactgacaatttaatttacttgttcatgaaaaaaaaagctgcttgaaggaatatgttaacacattaaaatgaaaataccattccaaaaaataaaacatacaaactcaaaaaaaacacgccatattgaattaccaagttaatgaaattgcaacgatatgattgaatacttaaacgacgatcataaaataaaatttgctagaacaaaaaaagcttaatcaatctcgtcagtattgtcagagtcagaactgaaatcagagatattgtcttcgtcatcatcgtcttcgtcagtcgtaatcacaagtggcagaatgtcataggcatcacacacttgtattgcctcccaagccttttcaattaccttttctgtatgaaaaacatatgatcattttgccaatgatctatagaaatttcgtttattaccctttcccatgtagtcagaacttctgaaggtgaccccttaaaattgaaaatatattgatcatattttcgtttacattccgaccataccatttcaattgcattaaactggcaatgatatggtggcagtcgcaaaattttgtgtcctaaaggtttaacatattcatcaaggaagtactttttttcactagggcagtttctgcgtgcaatactccatattttatctttcatggctttttctggcaagtcaattttctttttcttcaaccattcggtcagtctctgctttgtccaagattttctcgggatttcttctaataaaccagaatggtaacttgcattgtccatgattataaatgactttgggggaagatttggaaccagctgagttttaaaccagttttcgaagtttttcctgttcatattgtcatgataatctcccgtctttaatccactcttgaaaattaaatttgcacccttgatgaagccatctttggttccggcgtggacgacgatataacgatgaccttaaaaataaaagataatttaattctcttcttttagaaatcattcttccagaacatacatttaatataattaataagtaatgttccatgcacatacaagtagtgtatggagttaaattccctcatattgtcttagagagaaattatatgaaactatgaagTTAGAGagcccttacaagggcaatagtttttattcaaaaaaaaaatccaaaaagataaccagataatttttaccttcactgtttttccttgaatccgtgtgcttggtgtcatcttgccagctactacgaaatgatcccttgctaaaaatccacgtctcgtcaatgaaaactggagtaaaaccttccggacctacatttctatttttgatatactcccttaaaaaattgattcttttatgaacaatatttggccaatataagtccatcaaatattttctgttatttggttttttccacttgaagcctatactattgatccatcttcttaaggagtcaatgaaaaactcaaaatattcaatttcttccctgaacttttctcttattgttgccaatattacatattcttttctggcgtacatagaataaattgtgtcccgaattctatgt
The genomic region above belongs to Anthonomus grandis grandis chromosome 6, icAntGran1.3, whole genome shotgun sequence and contains:
- the LOC126737355 gene encoding uncharacterized protein LOC126737355 — translated: MYARKEYVILATIREKFREEIEYFEFFIDSLRRWINSIGFKWKKPNNRKYLMDLYWPNIVHKRINFLREYIKNRNVGPEGFTPVFIDETWIFSKGSFRSSWQDDTKHTDSRKNSEGHRYIVVHAGTKDGFIKGANLIFKSGLKTGDYHDNMNRKNFENWFKTQLVPNLPPKSFIIMDNASYHSGLLEEIPRKSWTKQRLTEWLKKKKIDLPEKAMKDKIWSIARRNCPSEKKYFLDEYVKPLGHKILRLPPYHCQFNAIEMVWSECKRKYDQYIFNFKGSPSEVLTTWERVINEISIDHWQNDHMFFIQKR